GGGCCGCCGCGCGGCTTGGGGTGCGGCGCCTCCATCTCTCCCTCACCGACGAGGCGGGGGTGGCGATCGCCTTCGCCATCGCCGAACACCATGACGGCTAGCCCCGCCGGGGCCGCCCGCCTCTACCTGCTGCTGGCGCTGACCACGCTGCCGCTGACCCTGCTCTGGCAACGGCTGCTCGATCCGATCCCGGCGCCGCAGCTCTTCCCCATGCGCTTCTTCCAGAATGTGGTCGGCACCCTCGACGGCCGCAAGTGCGGCGACTATCCGGTCTGCTCGCTCTACGCACGGCAGGCGCTGCGCAAACACGGGCTGGTGATCGGCTCGTGGCTGGCCATGGACCGCATCATCCACGAAGTGGGTGACCTCGAACGAGGCCCCTTCATCCTCTACCAGGGCGAACGGCGGGTCTACGACCCGTTGGCGCGAAATGATTTCTGGCTGGACGACCGGTAGCATGCCGCCTGCGCGCCGCGCGTCGTGACTGGATGATGGAGATGGCAATGAACCGGAAAAACGAACGGATGCGAGGCTTCACCCTGCTGGAGATCATGGTGGTGCTGATCATCATCGGGGTGCTGGCGGCGATGGTCGCGCCGCGCTTCATCGAACGGGCCGACGAGGCCAAGGTGGAGGCGACCAAGGCGCAGATGCAGAATATCGCCCAGGCGCTCAAGCTCTACCGGCTGCAGCACGGCCGCTACCCCACCTCGGCCGAAGGGCTCAACGTGCTGGTGCAGCCGGACAAGGAGGGCAAACGCTACCTCGACCGCCTGCCCAAGGATGGCTGGGGCCACGATTTCGTCTACCTCTCGCCCGGCG
This region of Zetaproteobacteria bacterium genomic DNA includes:
- the yidD gene encoding membrane protein insertion efficiency factor YidD is translated as MTASPAGAARLYLLLALTTLPLTLLWQRLLDPIPAPQLFPMRFFQNVVGTLDGRKCGDYPVCSLYARQALRKHGLVIGSWLAMDRIIHEVGDLERGPFILYQGERRVYDPLARNDFWLDDR
- the gspG gene encoding type II secretion system protein GspG; this encodes MMEMAMNRKNERMRGFTLLEIMVVLIIIGVLAAMVAPRFIERADEAKVEATKAQMQNIAQALKLYRLQHGRYPTSAEGLNVLVQPDKEGKRYLDRLPKDGWGHDFVYLSPGVHGDFDLLSRGGDGRPGGSGFDADIGNWQQ